The Hyphomonadaceae bacterium ML37 genome includes a region encoding these proteins:
- a CDS encoding tetratricopeptide repeat protein — protein MTQNNLGAVLRALGERRGDEAMLERAIEAHETALALHSAGDRPAGRAKAQTNLANALWTLGLQRRDGALLERAIAAHEAALTVRTREAAPADWAMTQINLGGALVMLGLWREDEALIERAVAAFEGALSVRPRETAPADWALAQSNLGGALNALGARRGDEALLERAVAAFEAALSVRTREAAPVDWAMTQNNLGNALQALGAGRRDPALIERAIAAIDAAAEALDAAGHAAYAATARSNRDRAQVTLEEVRDQTP, from the coding sequence ATGACGCAGAATAATCTGGGCGCCGTGCTGCGCGCGCTGGGCGAGCGGCGCGGCGACGAGGCGATGCTGGAGCGGGCGATCGAGGCCCATGAGACCGCCCTCGCCCTGCACAGCGCCGGCGACCGGCCCGCCGGCCGGGCCAAGGCGCAGACCAATCTCGCCAACGCCCTGTGGACGCTGGGCCTGCAGCGCCGCGACGGCGCCCTTCTGGAGCGCGCCATCGCCGCCCATGAGGCCGCCCTGACCGTGCGCACGCGCGAGGCCGCGCCGGCCGACTGGGCCATGACCCAGATCAATCTGGGCGGCGCGCTGGTGATGCTGGGCCTGTGGCGCGAGGACGAGGCGCTGATCGAGCGGGCGGTGGCGGCGTTTGAAGGCGCGCTGAGCGTGCGCCCCCGCGAGACCGCCCCGGCGGACTGGGCGCTGGCGCAGAGCAATCTGGGCGGCGCGCTGAACGCTCTGGGCGCGCGGCGCGGCGATGAAGCCCTGCTGGAGCGCGCGGTGGCCGCCTTCGAGGCTGCGCTGAGCGTGCGAACCCGCGAGGCCGCGCCGGTGGACTGGGCCATGACCCAGAACAATCTCGGCAACGCCCTGCAGGCGCTGGGCGCCGGCCGGCGCGACCCGGCCCTCATCGAGCGCGCCATCGCCGCGATCGACGCCGCAGCCGAAGCGCTCGACGCCGCCGGCCACGCCGCCTACGCGGCTACGGCGCGGAGTAATCGAGACAGGGCGCAGGTGACGCTGGAGGAGGTGCGCGACCAGACCCCCTAA
- the mutS gene encoding DNA mismatch repair protein MutS, with product MNRPADPDTLMQRAFPTPEGATPMMVQFLELRAQAPAEALLFYRMGDFYELFFDDAVRAAEALDIALTKRGEHQGEPIPMCGVPVHHAQSYLSRLIKAGFKVAVGEQIEDPAEAKKRGAKSVVRRAITRIVTPGTLTEEDLLDARSANRIASLARLADGTRALAWADVTDGTFASTALSTDDALEAELAALNPSELLCADEDARLAATLAPSAAITSRARAKFDAGAGERRLKQRFEVQSLEAFGDFSRAQIAALGALLDYLELSQAGAPARLTPPRSERAGGVMAIDPAARASLEIERTLQGARKGSLIDAIDRTVTAPGARLLAERLARPSMDAVEINARLDAVAWFAGDRAVRASVRERLKAAGDPARCLTRLLLGRGGPRDLAQLARALKEGERLIAAFAKDRLANPPASLAAALDALSLAARPELAALVADAERALAPEPPLMARDGGFIAPGWSAALDEARSLRDQSRRVVAGLQKTYADQTGVAGLKVKHNNVLGYFIEVTARHGDALMGDHAFIHRQTMANAVRFSTPELGELEAKIAQAGERALAMELETFEAFRARVEAEAHAIRAAASALAALDLAAANAEWAAESGASRPVVDDSFAFEVEGGRHPVVEAALARGGEGRFTPNACALDGAGKTHPRLMLVTGPNMAGKSTFLRQNALIAVMAQAGLYVPASKARIGLVDRLFSRVGAADDLSRGRSTFMAEMIETAAILNQAGPRALVILDEIGRGTATFDGLSIAWAAVEHLHAVNTCRALFATHYHELTRLVDALEAAGNCSLRAKEWKGELVFLHEVQPGPADRSYGVEVARRAGLPSAAVARAREILDRLESDGAPAAALADLPLFSAKPPAPAVKPSAVEERLKSVDPDGLSPKDALELIYALKGMV from the coding sequence ATGAACCGTCCGGCTGATCCTGACACGCTGATGCAGCGCGCCTTCCCCACGCCAGAGGGGGCCACGCCCATGATGGTGCAGTTTCTGGAGCTGCGGGCGCAGGCGCCGGCCGAGGCGCTCTTGTTCTACCGCATGGGCGATTTCTACGAGCTGTTCTTCGATGACGCCGTGCGCGCCGCCGAGGCGCTGGACATCGCCCTGACCAAGCGCGGCGAGCATCAGGGCGAGCCCATCCCCATGTGCGGCGTGCCGGTGCATCACGCCCAGAGCTATCTGTCGCGCCTGATCAAGGCGGGCTTCAAGGTCGCCGTGGGCGAGCAGATCGAGGACCCGGCGGAAGCCAAGAAGCGCGGCGCCAAATCGGTGGTGCGCCGGGCCATCACGCGCATCGTCACCCCGGGCACGCTGACAGAAGAAGACCTGCTGGACGCGCGCAGCGCCAACCGCATCGCGTCGCTGGCCCGTCTGGCCGACGGCACGCGGGCGCTGGCCTGGGCCGATGTTACGGACGGTACATTCGCGTCCACAGCGCTCAGCACAGATGACGCGCTGGAGGCCGAGCTGGCGGCGCTGAACCCGTCAGAGCTTCTGTGTGCGGACGAGGATGCGCGCCTGGCCGCCACCCTGGCCCCGTCCGCCGCGATCACGTCGCGCGCGCGGGCCAAGTTCGATGCGGGCGCCGGGGAGCGCCGGCTCAAGCAGCGCTTCGAGGTGCAGAGCCTGGAGGCGTTCGGCGATTTCAGCCGCGCGCAGATCGCGGCGCTGGGCGCGCTGCTCGACTATCTGGAACTCTCGCAAGCCGGCGCGCCCGCCCGCCTGACGCCGCCCCGGTCCGAACGCGCTGGCGGGGTGATGGCGATTGATCCGGCGGCCCGCGCCAGCCTGGAGATCGAGCGCACCCTGCAGGGCGCGCGCAAGGGCTCCCTCATTGACGCCATCGACCGGACCGTCACTGCGCCAGGCGCCCGCCTGCTGGCCGAACGCCTCGCCCGCCCATCCATGGACGCTGTCGAGATCAACGCGCGGCTGGACGCCGTGGCCTGGTTCGCCGGGGACCGGGCCGTGCGCGCCAGCGTGCGCGAGCGCCTGAAGGCCGCCGGGGACCCGGCGCGCTGCCTGACCCGGCTCTTGCTGGGTCGCGGCGGACCGCGCGATCTGGCCCAGCTGGCCCGCGCCCTGAAGGAAGGCGAGCGCCTGATCGCAGCCTTTGCCAAGGATCGTCTGGCCAACCCGCCCGCCAGCCTTGCCGCCGCGCTGGACGCGCTGTCGCTGGCGGCGCGGCCCGAGCTGGCGGCGCTTGTGGCCGACGCCGAGCGTGCCCTGGCGCCTGAACCGCCCCTCATGGCACGCGATGGCGGCTTCATCGCGCCGGGCTGGTCAGCCGCGCTGGATGAGGCGCGCAGCCTGCGCGACCAGTCGCGGCGTGTGGTGGCGGGCCTGCAGAAAACCTATGCCGATCAGACCGGCGTGGCGGGCCTGAAGGTCAAGCACAACAATGTTCTGGGCTATTTCATTGAGGTCACGGCGCGACATGGCGATGCGCTGATGGGCGACCATGCCTTCATCCACCGCCAGACCATGGCCAATGCGGTGCGCTTCTCCACCCCTGAGCTGGGCGAGCTGGAAGCCAAAATCGCCCAGGCCGGCGAGCGCGCTCTGGCCATGGAGCTGGAGACGTTTGAAGCCTTCCGCGCGCGGGTCGAGGCCGAAGCCCACGCCATCCGCGCCGCAGCGTCCGCGCTGGCGGCGCTGGATCTGGCCGCTGCGAACGCCGAGTGGGCGGCCGAAAGCGGCGCCTCGCGGCCCGTGGTCGATGACAGTTTCGCCTTCGAGGTCGAGGGCGGGCGCCATCCTGTCGTCGAAGCCGCGCTGGCGCGCGGCGGAGAGGGGCGCTTCACGCCCAATGCCTGCGCGCTGGATGGCGCGGGCAAGACCCATCCGCGCCTGATGCTGGTCACCGGGCCCAACATGGCGGGCAAATCCACCTTCCTGCGCCAGAATGCGCTGATCGCGGTGATGGCGCAGGCGGGGTTGTATGTCCCCGCCAGCAAGGCCCGCATCGGCCTGGTGGACCGGCTGTTCTCGCGCGTGGGCGCGGCGGATGATCTGTCGCGCGGGCGCTCCACCTTCATGGCCGAGATGATCGAGACCGCCGCCATCCTCAACCAGGCCGGCCCGCGCGCCCTGGTCATTCTGGACGAGATCGGGCGCGGCACGGCCACGTTTGACGGCCTGTCCATCGCCTGGGCCGCAGTGGAGCATTTGCACGCCGTCAATACCTGCCGCGCCCTGTTCGCCACCCATTATCACGAGCTGACCCGCCTGGTGGACGCGCTGGAAGCGGCAGGCAATTGCTCGCTGCGCGCCAAGGAATGGAAGGGCGAGCTGGTGTTCCTGCACGAGGTCCAGCCCGGCCCCGCCGACCGCTCCTATGGCGTGGAGGTTGCCCGCCGCGCCGGCCTGCCCTCTGCCGCCGTGGCCCGCGCCCGCGAGATTCTCGACCGGCTGGAATCTGACGGCGCGCCCGCGGCGGCGCTGGCCGACCTGCCCCTCTTCTCCGCCAAGCCCCCTGCCCCGGCGGTAAAGCCCAGCGCCGTGGAAGAGCGCCTCAAATCCGTCGACCCCGACGGCCTCAGCCCGAAAGACGCGCTGGAGCTGATCTATGCGCTCAAGGGGATGGTTTAG